GCAGTGAAACAGGCGCTATCTTATCTGGATAAGGATCCGGAGAAGAACCTGCCGAAGCTTTTGGACTGGTTTGACCGTTTCGACCGGAAGGACACGCTGAAAACCCAGAGGGAGATGATCCGCAGCGTGGTCATGGATCCGGATAACAACTGGCATAAGCTGGTCATGAGTCTCTGGGAGGACATCGATCCGGGTGTGAGAAACCGTTTTTTTGAAAACTTTATTATCAACGGCTGTCTTTTAGGTTACCAGCGGCAGAAGGAATATAAGGAAAAATATAACTGCAACATCCCGTGGGCGATTCTTCTGGATCCTACCAGCGCCTGCAATCTGAAATGTACCGGCTGCTGGGCAGCGGAGTACGGAAACCATATGAACCTGACTTATGAGGAGATGGACGACATTGTAAATCAGGGCGTGGAACTTGGTACATATGTCTACTTATTTACCGGCGGGGAGCCGCTTGTGCGGAAAAAAGATATCATCCGTCTCTGCGAAGAGCATCCGGACTGTGTATTTTCGACTTTTACCAATGGCACCCTGATTGATGAGGCGTTTGCAAAGGAAATGCTCCGGGTAAAGAATTTTGTGCCGGCGATCAGTATTGAAGGCTTTGAGGATGCTACGGATTCCAGGAGGGGGAACGGCACTTATCAGAAGATCATCCGTGCCATGAATATTTTAAAGGAAAACAGGCTGCCCTTTGGAATTTCCTGCTGTTACACTTCCGCCAATGCGGAGGTCATCGGCAGTGAAGAATATTTTGACCAGATGATCAATATGGGCGCGAAATTCGCCTGGTTTTTCACCTATATGCCGGTGGGAAAAGGGGCGGTGAAGGAACTGATGGCGGACGCCG
This is a stretch of genomic DNA from Marvinbryantia formatexigens DSM 14469. It encodes these proteins:
- a CDS encoding radical SAM protein → MAIKENVEVFAVKQALSYLDKDPEKNLPKLLDWFDRFDRKDTLKTQREMIRSVVMDPDNNWHKLVMSLWEDIDPGVRNRFFENFIINGCLLGYQRQKEYKEKYNCNIPWAILLDPTSACNLKCTGCWAAEYGNHMNLTYEEMDDIVNQGVELGTYVYLFTGGEPLVRKKDIIRLCEEHPDCVFSTFTNGTLIDEAFAKEMLRVKNFVPAISIEGFEDATDSRRGNGTYQKIIRAMNILKENRLPFGISCCYTSANAEVIGSEEYFDQMINMGAKFAWFFTYMPVGKGAVKELMADAAQREMMYHKIREFRQTKPIFTVDFWNDGEYVGGCIAGGRCYCHINANGDIEPCAFIHYSDSNIREKSLLEAYRSPLFMGYHDNQPWNENMLRPCPVLDNPGSLTRIVEESHAKSTDYQNLESAKEFSDKCVDTAEKWAPVANRLWEESHGGCAACGRCGKAENERTFHRCP